A section of the Macaca thibetana thibetana isolate TM-01 chromosome 10, ASM2454274v1, whole genome shotgun sequence genome encodes:
- the NOP56 gene encoding nucleolar protein 56 isoform X2, with the protein MVSSPASDWSAGRGRGLWSLVPRAGARQPHCEPNPGAGAMVLLHVLFEHAVGYALLALKEVEEISLLQPQVEESVLNLGKFHNIVRLVAFCPFASSQVALENANAVSEGVVHEDLRLLLETHLPSKKKKVLLGVGDPKIGAAIQEELGYNCQTGGVIAEILRGVRLHFHNLVKGLTDLSACKAQLGLGHSYSRAKVKFNVNRVDNMIIQSISLLDQLDKDINTFSMRVREWYGYHFPELVKIINDNATYCRLAQFIGNRRELNEEKLEKLEELTMDGAKAKAILDASRSSMGMDISAIDLINIESFSSRVVSLSEYRQSLHTYLRSKMSQVAPSLSALIGEAVGARLIAHAGSLTNLAKYPASTVQILGAEKALFRALKTRGNTPKYGLIFHSTFIGRAAAKNKGRISRYLANKCSIASRIDCFSEVPTSVFGEKLREQVEERLSFYETGEIPRKNLDVMKEAMVQAEEAAAEITRKLEKQEKKRLKKEKKRLAALALASSENSSSTPEECEEGYRC; encoded by the exons ATGGTGTCGTCCCCGGCCTCCGATTGGTCTGCGGGGCGGGGGCGTGGCCTCTGGAGCCTGGTTCCGCGCGCCGGAGCGCGCCAGCCGCATTGCGAGCCGAACCCGGGAGCAGGCGCCATG GTGCTGTTGCACGTGCTATTTGAGCATGCGGTCGGCTACGCGCTGCTGGCACTGAAGGAAGTGGAGGAGATCAGTCTGCTGCAGCCGCAG GTGGAGGAGTCCGTGCTCAACTTGGGCAAATTCCACAACATCGTTCGTCTGGTGGCCTTTTGTCCCTTTGCCTCGTCCCAGGTTGCCTTGGAAAATGCGAACGCCGTGTCTGAAG GGGTTGTTCATGAGGACCTCCGCCTGCTCTTGGAGACCCACCTGCCatccaaaaagaagaaagtactCTTGGGAGTTGGGGATCCCAAGATTGGTGCTGCAATACAGGAGGAGTTAGGGTACAACTGCCAGACTGGAGGCGTCATAGCTGAGATCCTGCGAG GAGTTCGTCTGCACTTCCACAATCTGGTGAAGGGTCTGACTGATCTGTCAGCTTGTAAAGCACAGCTGGGGCTGGGACACAGCTATTCCCGTGCCAAAGTTAAGTTTAATGTGAACCGAGTGGACAATATGATCATCCAGTCCATTAGCCTCCTGGACCAGCTGGATAAGGACATCAATACCTTCTCTATGCGTGTCAG GGAGTGGTATGGGTATCACTTTCCGGAGCTGGTGAAAATCATCAACGACAATGCCACATACTGCCGTCTTGCCCAGTTTATTGGAAACCGAAGGgaactgaatgaggaaaagctgGAGAAGCTGGAGGAGCTGACAATGGATGGGGCCAAGGCTAAGGCTATTCTGGATGCCTCACGGTCCTCCATGG GCATGGACATATCTGCCATTGACTTGATAAACATCGAGAGCTTCTCCAGTCGTGTGGTGTCTTTATCTGAGTACCGCCAGAGCCTACACACTTACCTGCGCTCCAAGATGAGCCAAGTAGCCCCCAGCCTGTCAGCCCTAATTGGGGAAGCG GTAGGTGCACGTCTCATCGCACATGCTGGCAGCCTCACCAACCTGGCCAAGTATCCAGCATCCACAGTGCAGATCCTTGGGGCTGAAAAGGCCCTGTTCAG AGCCCTGAAGACAAGGGGTAACACACCAAAATATGGACTCATTTTCCACTCCACCTTCATTGGCCGAGCAGCTGCCAAGAACAAAGGCCGCATCTCCCGATACCTGGCAAACAAATGCAGTATTGCCTCACGAATCGATTGCTTCTCTG AGGTGCCCACGAGTGTATTTGGGGAGAAGCTTCGAGAACAAGTTGAAGAGCGACTGTCCTTCTATGAGACTGGAGAGATACCACGAAAGAATCTGGATGTCATGAAGGAAGCAATGGTTCAG GCAGAGGAAGCGGCTGCTGAGATTACTAGGAAGCTGGAGAAACAGGAGAAGAAACgcttaaagaaggaaaagaaacggCTGGCTGCACTTGCCCTCGCATCTTCAGAAAACAGCAGTAGTACTCCAGAGGAGTGTGAG GAAGGATATAGGTGCTGA
- the NOP56 gene encoding nucleolar protein 56 isoform X1 has protein sequence MVSSPASDWSAGRGRGLWSLVPRAGARQPHCEPNPGAGAMVLLHVLFEHAVGYALLALKEVEEISLLQPQVEESVLNLGKFHNIVRLVAFCPFASSQVALENANAVSEGVVHEDLRLLLETHLPSKKKKVLLGVGDPKIGAAIQEELGYNCQTGGVIAEILRGVRLHFHNLVKGLTDLSACKAQLGLGHSYSRAKVKFNVNRVDNMIIQSISLLDQLDKDINTFSMRVREWYGYHFPELVKIINDNATYCRLAQFIGNRRELNEEKLEKLEELTMDGAKAKAILDASRSSMGMDISAIDLINIESFSSRVVSLSEYRQSLHTYLRSKMSQVAPSLSALIGEAVGARLIAHAGSLTNLAKYPASTVQILGAEKALFRALKTRGNTPKYGLIFHSTFIGRAAAKNKGRISRYLANKCSIASRIDCFSEVPTSVFGEKLREQVEERLSFYETGEIPRKNLDVMKEAMVQAEEAAAEITRKLEKQEKKRLKKEKKRLAALALASSENSSSTPEECEETSEKPKKKKKQKPQEVPQENGMEDPSIPFSKPKKKKSFSKEELMSSDLEETAGSTSLPKRKKSSPKEETVNDPEEAGHRSGSKKKRKFSKEEPVSSGPEEAAGKSSSKKKKKFHKASQED, from the exons ATGGTGTCGTCCCCGGCCTCCGATTGGTCTGCGGGGCGGGGGCGTGGCCTCTGGAGCCTGGTTCCGCGCGCCGGAGCGCGCCAGCCGCATTGCGAGCCGAACCCGGGAGCAGGCGCCATG GTGCTGTTGCACGTGCTATTTGAGCATGCGGTCGGCTACGCGCTGCTGGCACTGAAGGAAGTGGAGGAGATCAGTCTGCTGCAGCCGCAG GTGGAGGAGTCCGTGCTCAACTTGGGCAAATTCCACAACATCGTTCGTCTGGTGGCCTTTTGTCCCTTTGCCTCGTCCCAGGTTGCCTTGGAAAATGCGAACGCCGTGTCTGAAG GGGTTGTTCATGAGGACCTCCGCCTGCTCTTGGAGACCCACCTGCCatccaaaaagaagaaagtactCTTGGGAGTTGGGGATCCCAAGATTGGTGCTGCAATACAGGAGGAGTTAGGGTACAACTGCCAGACTGGAGGCGTCATAGCTGAGATCCTGCGAG GAGTTCGTCTGCACTTCCACAATCTGGTGAAGGGTCTGACTGATCTGTCAGCTTGTAAAGCACAGCTGGGGCTGGGACACAGCTATTCCCGTGCCAAAGTTAAGTTTAATGTGAACCGAGTGGACAATATGATCATCCAGTCCATTAGCCTCCTGGACCAGCTGGATAAGGACATCAATACCTTCTCTATGCGTGTCAG GGAGTGGTATGGGTATCACTTTCCGGAGCTGGTGAAAATCATCAACGACAATGCCACATACTGCCGTCTTGCCCAGTTTATTGGAAACCGAAGGgaactgaatgaggaaaagctgGAGAAGCTGGAGGAGCTGACAATGGATGGGGCCAAGGCTAAGGCTATTCTGGATGCCTCACGGTCCTCCATGG GCATGGACATATCTGCCATTGACTTGATAAACATCGAGAGCTTCTCCAGTCGTGTGGTGTCTTTATCTGAGTACCGCCAGAGCCTACACACTTACCTGCGCTCCAAGATGAGCCAAGTAGCCCCCAGCCTGTCAGCCCTAATTGGGGAAGCG GTAGGTGCACGTCTCATCGCACATGCTGGCAGCCTCACCAACCTGGCCAAGTATCCAGCATCCACAGTGCAGATCCTTGGGGCTGAAAAGGCCCTGTTCAG AGCCCTGAAGACAAGGGGTAACACACCAAAATATGGACTCATTTTCCACTCCACCTTCATTGGCCGAGCAGCTGCCAAGAACAAAGGCCGCATCTCCCGATACCTGGCAAACAAATGCAGTATTGCCTCACGAATCGATTGCTTCTCTG AGGTGCCCACGAGTGTATTTGGGGAGAAGCTTCGAGAACAAGTTGAAGAGCGACTGTCCTTCTATGAGACTGGAGAGATACCACGAAAGAATCTGGATGTCATGAAGGAAGCAATGGTTCAG GCAGAGGAAGCGGCTGCTGAGATTACTAGGAAGCTGGAGAAACAGGAGAAGAAACgcttaaagaaggaaaagaaacggCTGGCTGCACTTGCCCTCGCATCTTCAGAAAACAGCAGTAGTACTCCAGAGGAGTGTGAG GAGACGAGtgaaaaacccaaaaagaagaaaaagcaaaagcccCAAGAGGTTCCtcaggagaatggaatggaagacCCATCTATCCCTTTCTCCAaacccaagaaaaagaaatctttttccaAGGAGGAGTTGATGAGTAGTGATCTTGAAGAGACCGCTGGCAGCACCAGTCTTCCCAAGAGGAAGAAGTCTTCACCCAAGGAGGAAACAGTTAATGACCCCGAAGAGGCAGGCCACAGAAGTGGCtccaagaaaaagaggaaattttcCAAAGAGGAGCCAGTCAGCAGTGGGCCTGAAGAGGCAGCTGGCAAGAGCAGctccaagaagaagaaaaagttccATAAAGCATCCCAGGAAGATTAG